The proteins below come from a single Leishmania infantum JPCM5 genome chromosome 6 genomic window:
- the DUT gene encoding dUTP diphosphatase has protein sequence MKRARSANIPGAILHSLAELQDGLNAMIDPSWRAARSLDNWALAITMESTELLDSYPWKWWKNVNATPDLANVRIELVDIFHFSLSGAMQMRSTPDDEIPAAFLKPLKEVMTTFLPAKECTSDPYGFVFFPLTDTQNAIASFRNVIQLANAYRFDVIIESIIYAAEDLGFNLVAYYIAKHTLNCIRQLSGYKDGSYVKVNNGVEDNALLHGCIKDVSLEEVLDADKYVQAWNSIMANVYEAFQVKESDRKDAERWFALAKENRLAIKA, from the coding sequence ATGAAGCGCGCTCGCAGCGCCAATATTCCAGGTGCGATTCTGCACTCTttggcagagctgcaggaTGGCCTGAACGCGATGATCGACCCTTCCTGGCGAGCTGCTCGCTCGCTGGACAATTGGGCTCTAGCCATCACGATGGAGTccacggagctgctggactCCTATCCGTGGAAGTGGTGGAAGAACGTCAACGCTACGCCTGATTTGGCCAACGTTAGGATTGAACTGGTCGACATCTTTCACTTCTCCCTTTCCGGTGCTATGCAAATGCGCTCTACCCCGGACGATGAGATTCCCGCCGCTTTTCTCAAGCCTCTGAAGGAGGTCATGACAACTTTTCTGCCGGCGAAGGAGTGCACGAGCGACCCGTACGGCTTTGTGTTCTTTCCCCTCACTGATACGCAGAACGCCATTGCGAGCTTTCGTAACGTCATTCAGCTCGCAAACGCCTATCGCTTCGATGTCATCATAGAGAGCATCATATACGCCGCTGAGGACCTGGGGTTCAACTTGGTGGCGTACTATATTGCAAAACACACTCTGAACTGCATTCGCCAGCTGAGTGGCTACAAAGACGGCTCTTACGTGAAGGTGAACAATGGTGTTGAGGACAATGCACTTCTGCACGGCTGCATCAAAGACGTCTCCCTCGAGGAAGTTCTCGACGCCGACAAGTATGTCCAGGCGTGGAACAGCATCATGGCTAACGTTTACGAGGCTTTTCAGGTTAAGGAGTCTGACCGAAAGGATGCGGAGCGCTGGTTTGCCCTCGCGAAGGAAAATCGGCTGGCAATCAAGGCATAA
- a CDS encoding putative 60S ribosomal protein L23a gives MPPAQKTAKKAAPKDAKATKVVKVTKRKSYTRPQFRRPHTYRKPAMAKPSNRVTVESKDIAAFSVIRYPLTTDKAMKKIEENNTLTFIVDSRANKTEIKKAMRKLYQVKAVKVNTLIRPDGLKKAYIRLSAAHDALDTANKIGLV, from the coding sequence ATGCCTCCTGCTCAGAAGACCGCCAAGAAGGCCGCGCCGAAGGATGCGAAGGCGACCAAGGTCGTCAAGGTGACGAAACGCAAGTCGTACACCCGCCCCCAGTTTCGCCGCCCTCACACCTACCGCAAGCCGGCAATGGCAAAGCCGAGCAACCGCGTGACCGTGGAGTCGAAGGATATTGCGGCCTTCAGTGTGATCCGCTACCCGCTGACGACAGACAAGGCGATGAAGAAGATTGAGGAGAACAACACCCTGACCTTCATCGTTGATTCCCGCGCCAACAAGACTGAGATCAAGAAGGCGATGCGCAAGCTGTACCAGGTCAAGGCCGTGAAGGTCAACACCCTGATCCGCCCGGATGGTCTGAAGAAGGCGTACATCCGCCTGTCTGCGGCCCACGATGCTCTGGACACCGCCAACAAGATCGGTCTCGTCTAA
- a CDS encoding putative 60S ribosomal protein L23a produces MPLAQKTAKKAAPKDAKATKVVKVTKRKSYTRPQFRRPHTYRKPAMAKPSNRVTVESKDIAAFSVIRYPLTTDKAMKKIEENNTLTFIVDSRANKTEIKKAMRKLYQVKAVKVNTLIRPDGLKKAYIRLSAAHDALDTANKIGLV; encoded by the coding sequence ATGCCTCTTGCTCAGAAGACCGCCAAGAAGGCCGCGCCGAAGGATGCGAAGGCGACCAAGGTCGTCAAGGTGACGAAACGCAAGTCGTACACCCGCCCCCAGTTTCGCCGCCCTCACACCTACCGCAAGCCGGCAATGGCAAAGCCGAGCAACCGCGTGACCGTGGAGTCGAAGGATATTGCGGCCTTCAGTGTGATCCGCTACCCGCTGACGACAGACAAGGCGATGAAGAAGATTGAGGAGAACAACACCCTGACCTTCATCGTTGATTCCCGCGCCAACAAGACTGAGATCAAGAAGGCGATGCGCAAGCTGTACCAGGTCAAGGCCGTGAAGGTCAACACCCTGATCCGCCCGGATGGTCTGAAGAAGGCGTACATCCGCCTGTCTGCGGCCCACGATGCTCTGGACACCGCCAACAAGATCGGTCTCGTCTAA